A single region of the Leptotrichia sp. OH3620_COT-345 genome encodes:
- a CDS encoding CRISPR-associated endonuclease Cas6 yields the protein MKYSILKFKGNKKYKIKDLEKLKEFLSLKYKEKAEIYNYLSEKSEVSHDKLQYKLIKNNLSVMTVGEAVKINMKLFEEAEYPDIDGNIYSDAEKEIQIINEEISYSQDIMYNYKFVTPYLPLNEDNFRKYLRGEYTLNEVIRENITEVLKEFAINLEENQKIYIEQSLWITSENLRNFDMITFLGEFSTNVKLPDYFSLGRKKDIGYGTFINII from the coding sequence ATGAAATATTCTATTTTGAAGTTTAAAGGAAACAAAAAATATAAAATAAAAGATTTGGAGAAACTGAAAGAATTTTTATCCTTAAAATATAAGGAAAAAGCAGAAATTTATAATTATCTGTCAGAAAAATCTGAAGTTTCGCATGATAAATTACAGTATAAACTGATAAAAAATAATTTGTCGGTTATGACTGTTGGAGAAGCAGTTAAAATAAATATGAAACTATTTGAAGAAGCTGAATATCCGGATATTGACGGAAATATTTACTCTGATGCGGAAAAGGAAATTCAGATAATAAATGAAGAAATTTCATATTCTCAGGATATAATGTATAATTATAAATTTGTTACTCCGTATCTGCCTTTAAACGAAGATAATTTTAGAAAATATTTGAGAGGAGAATATACTTTAAATGAAGTTATCAGAGAAAATATAACGGAAGTTTTAAAAGAGTTTGCAATAAATCTTGAAGAAAATCAGAAAATATACATTGAACAGAGTCTCTGGATAACTTCGGAAAATTTAAGAAATTTTGATATGATAACTTTTTTGGGAGAATTTTCGACCAATGTAAAACTTCCTGATTATTTTTCATTGGGAAGAAAGAAAGACATAGGATATGGGACATTTATAAACATTATATAA